The following is a genomic window from Ficedula albicollis isolate OC2 chromosome 21, FicAlb1.5, whole genome shotgun sequence.
GGAAGCGGCTGCTGTCACGATGCTGAGGCCAGAGCACACGGAGTGAGGCTGAGTCAGAGCCAGAAGAGCCAAACACGAATTTGTGCACCTCTCAGCTTGCTTTTAATGTGAGTCTCCTCATTCAGACTTTTCCAGAATGGTGAGGTCATTCCTGCCCTGGTGTGTGCAAGTACAGAAGAGCAGTGGGGTTTCCCCAGTTCTCAGAGAATCCCAGAGCCCTTTCCTTCCTGTGTTAcctgtgcagagccctgtgggAGCCCCAGGCCATGCTGCatttatcatagaatcatagagcaccctcagctggaagggacccacaaggatcatcacAGTCCATCTATGcatctgtaattatttttcagggGGATACAGCAGTAACAAATAAtaccttctgcatttttttaatgaagaccTGCAATGAGCTTCTGTCAaacaggagctccaggagctgtgcaagGGAATGCACAGCCTGACTGCTGGGCCAAGCCTTACGTGTTTTATGTGGATCAGGAGCCTTTTCCTAAAGCCTGACTGAGTAACTTTGTTCTAACTGGCTGGGAGTTTTTTTGAGTATTATTTTTCAATGTGAGCAGTGGTGATCAGCTGGTATGAAAGCAGTAAACAAACACTGCTGGGTTTACTGAGCTTATTCTGTGCAGTGTAGCTCAATATTTTGCAATTGGGAGGGTTGTGAAACTGGCTTTCCGTTGGTTTGGGAATACACGTGACTGTGGCTGATTCCCtctttcctggagcagagcatgAGCCACCCAGagccttccccttcctctctgggtccctgctctgtggctgcagcacagcaggggctgccagggtgCAGCGGGCAGCGTGTCAGTGCCTCTGGTCCATGGAGCAAAGGTTGCTCAGGAAGTGTAAATACCCATTTATTGCACTGAGAAACTTTGTCATCTGCATTACAGCCCcacagcaggggaagggagagcaggtAATCATTTATTCTGCAGGCAAAACCTTGGGAgtgcctctgcagctgccagtgctgctgaatTCCTTCAGTGGCTCCATGGAGCTCAAACAGTGAggaaagaagggagggaggggagacaGCCACggcagagggctggagagggaggagtTGAACCTACAGACTACATTACAGCTTGTTGTAGCTGTCTGGGAGAGGAGTTACCACACGTGCCTGGGTTTTACCTGCTCACAAACAGCAGCCAAAGGCTTCAGCACAGccagtggggcagggatgtgctgggacaTTGCTGGGACATTGCTGGCTCAGgcacttttggttttttctctgttgtaaTTGGGTCttccttcctgttttccagGAAGGAAACAACCTGCGTTATCCTGCACATCCAACCACTGGTCAGAGACAcccaggcacaggaggagcGAGGTCTGCgctgggagaggctgtgcaggagaaaaatttccagctgcttttgtcTCTAAAGCTCCTGTGTTACAGGTGAGTCTGCTGGAGAGAGAAACACCAGGTCTCTACAGACCAGTTCAAGCTGCAGACAGGGAGAGATATCCAGATGTTCCTTGTAATTGTTCAGTTACCATCATTTATTGACCAGAGCTCAAAGTGTTTAATAAGTAAATAACCTTGTGTGCTGTGAAGGCTCTGGTCCAACTAAGCACAGCTTCAGCACATGGCATTAAAGGAAGGAGATAGCCAGTGTGAGAGCTGCTGAAATAACACCTGATGTAATGGGAGCAGCATAGAGGTTTAGTCACCCATGCAGGAGTGACTAAACCTCTCTTCAGTGACATTACATCTCTTGAGATGCAAAGTCATTGCTGTGTTCCTCAGTGTAAGTAATAAATgtgtcttttttcttaaaaataattttattttgagtaaATAAGCATGAGCAAAGGGACTTTTTGGCCTGGCTGCAGTGGTTTGGATGGGCACTGAGTGGAGAAAGCCAGAACAGGACCTGCTCTTCGTGGTGGAGGTTGCAGGAGGCAGAACACAAACCCCAGGTTGTCACCTGGCCATGAGGCAGCATCTAGACTGCCTCCCATCAATCTGAGGACTGAACTTCTTCCTCAGAGTGGTTTTATCACACCAGACTCCCAGTAGCCATTAGAGCCCAGTTCAGTGGTGGTGCACAGGAGCCATTAAGTGAAGGAGGAAGAGCCTGGGACTGCCAGTGGTCGTGTTTgttcctgagctgctctgacaATATTGACATGAAGCCATGCCaaggcagcccagctctgttTGAGCAAAGTCCCAAACAGGACATTGGAAGCAGGATTCAGGGTGCAGGCACGTGTGCTCAGGGTGCAGGCACGTGTGCTCCTTTGTGTGCTCCTTTGTGTGGTCCTTTGTGGCCAGCTCTGAGATCTGGATGAAAATTGGTTTCAGTTTCCCTGTGCAAGGGCACTGGCACCCCCTCATTAACTCAGCTGCGGGAGCAGTGCACGTGTTGTGCCTTCAGCACACACTGCCTTCCATTCTGGGGTGCAGAGGGAGGCTGCAGGTTTGTCAAGAGCCCATATTGCTGCCTTGGTTCAGATCATgcaggggaggagaggctgTTGGGTGGAGGATCCAGGCAGAAgcccctggctcctctgggaaATGCTTGTGTTGTGTTCTGCAGTGCTACAACATGGAttgattttggttttcattCCTGACCTCtagtgctgctggctctgcctcttCTCCCCAAGATGCTGGGAAGGGTCCTGTGCACGGTGCTGTTCGTGGGAGccctcccatccccagctggagcatcccagggccACATCTCCGTCATCTTGCTGGGAGCCACGGGTGATTTGGCCAAGAAGTATTTGTGGCAGGGTCTGTTCCAGCTCTACATGGACCAAGTGAGCAGTGGCCACAGCTTCACGTTCCACGGGGCAGCgctggcagctcaggagccGGGGCAGAGGCTGATGTTTGATGTGCTGAAGAAGCTGTCCTGTCCCCCTGACGAGCCTCCCAACAGGTGTGCAGTGCTCAAGGACCAGTTCCTGAAGCTGAGCCAGTACCACCAGCTGAAGACTGCTGAGAActacacagccctgagcagagagATCGAGAGCCTGCTGCGCCAGGAGGGGCTGAAGGAGGCGGGGAGGATCTTCTACTTCTCAGTGCCGCCGTTTGCCTACACCGAGATTGCCCAGcacatcagcagcagctgccggccccctgctggagcctggctgcGGGTGGTGCTGGAGAAGCCCTTTGGCCACGACCTGGAGTCAGCCCAACAGCTGGCTGCACAGCTGGCTGGATTCTTCAGGGAGGAGGAGATGTACCGGGTGGACCATTACCTGGGCAAGCAGGTGAGCAgtgcacagcccctgccaggctgggggctcAGTGCCCAAGAGACTCTTGGTGGTCAGTTCTGCATCTGGTGAGAGCAGTGTTCTCCTGCcaaatccctgcagagcctctcaGTGTGATCCAGAGCCTCTTTGCTCCTGGAATCCTGTCCTGTTcctctgtcctgtgctgctgtccatCCTCTGGGAGGACACAGGAAATGTGGAGACCGAAGCAGGGCTTCCTCCTGTTGGAGTGAAGAGTGtcccttctgcagagcagggctgggctgtgggctgagctctgtgtgcctggagcagagatGCAGAACTCCTCTGGCCTCCTCCCCAAGGTCAAGGCTTTGGTTTCGCTGAGTAAGCAGCACCTGTCCTCTCACAGCTCCACATCCCATTACACACAGGGCTCTCTGCTTAGCCATGGCTTCTGGCAGCCCTCCTTCATTTGATATGATAAGGAGCTGATGGGGTGTTAGTTCTGTGGGATGCTTAGGGGGAGGTTtcttcctgccctgtgctgcactctgggctgggaggatTGTCTGCTGCAGGTACAGCTCAGGATGTGCAGCTGCACTGTCCCAGAGGGAATGCCTTCAAGGACACGCCATCCTTGTTCCTCAGGAATGTGATGCCACACTTCATGTGGCCAGGTTTTACTCAGAAGTTGCATGTCCAGCTGCGAGGAGGGCATCTCCATTAAAAGGGGgggatttcttttgtttttaggGGTTTATTTTACCTCCCCAAAAGAGCAGATGGCTTTAGTGGTGCAAGCATCTGAGCTGATGTATTTCAGCACTTTGGAACCGTACATTAGTCGCAGGATGATCTGACTCAGCCCTTTGTCTTCTGACAAATATAAACTGAGTTCTCTGCAGTTTGTAGTTCAGCCTTTTCTCATGAAACCTCAAAATGCCTCAGAAGGGCCTGTAATGTCTGCTCTGGACAGTCACTGGTGACCCTACTGTGCATCACTGCaggctctcctgctgcttttctctgctctgctgctggatggGGCAGTGAGACAGAGGCACTGTGGGAATCTGCTGAGTTTTTATGGAGTCTttgatttttcccccttcccaggctgtggcCCATATCCTGCCTTTTCGGGATCAGAACCGACAGTTTCTGGACCCAATTTGGAACCGACATCATGTGGAGAGAGTGGAGGTTGTCTTGAAGGAGACTGTGGATGCTAAAGGTTGGTGAGGAGGgtgtgcagggtgtgcagggtgAGTGAGTGAGAGCTGGGGTTCTTTAATAATGGGGAGGTGGCCCttgaggtgctgctgggacagaaataaaaaaggaacagaTGAATGGTGTGTTTCTCCCTGGAAACAGAGAGGGACTCTCCTACAGTTCCTGTGCTGGAGACTCACGCACTTCCAGGTTGCTGTCTCtaagaaaaaattccatttgcAATTCatctgggagcaggggcagaaCCCCCCACCTTTTTCTGCTGCGGAGCTCTGGGGGCATTGCTGACCTTTCTATCCCAGTTCTTGGTGAACAGCACTGGATTTGGAATTGATGCAGTCTAAGGCCACTTCAGCTCAGTGCAGCAGTAGTGTGGTTGCTGTACCAACCCTTTTGTGTTGCTGTCCAGGGAGGCACCAGGCTCAGCCCTTTGTGCTGTTCTCTGGGAGGTGCTCGTGCCTCTCCTGCCTGCGTGTCTCTGGGTCAGTCTGGGTCTGTCTGCCTTTCCTCCCTGCCTCTCTGTAGTAGGAAGAGCACTGCAGAGGGCCAGTCCCTGCAGAGGGccagtcccagcccagcatgGCTCCTGCTGAAGGACACGgctgcactgcctgcctgcagtgctgcagcatcccctctgcagtgctcagcacaaagctcaggctgggctgccACCcgcagcactgctgggctgccaggTGTCCTGGCCTCTGCACCACCAGGATTGCTTCCCCACCACTTCACCTCTGCCTCCCTCAAGCCACCACAGACTCAGTTAATGCAATTTTATTAAACTCGGGGTGGTAATCTTTGGTTTGGCAGCCCAGAGCTCACCTGAGCCTGTCTGGGAGAGGGATGCACGGCAGTCAGATTTAGGGAGAACACCCAGCTACTCCCTGTGCCCTTCCCTCTCTGAAAACTTTGTAATTTGTGATTTgatgtcttttttccccctgtgcaGCTTCAGCTGGCAGCATTGATTTCATTAATGAATGTGCCTTTTGATTAGAGCAGGGGAGATAAATTATCAGTCAGGAGGGAAAGCCTGTGGTCGTGAtgcagcctgctgctggtgACACAGCCTTGAGTCACTGCAGGAGTGCTCTGTCCTTCTCCCACTGATCCCACCTGCATGACAagccaggcagggaaagggaagcgTGACTCTGTGCGTGAAATTTTGTCTCCCAAGGGCATGGCTCAGCCAGAGCCTTCTGAGGACAGGAGATCCATCTAGTGCaaaaaaatgtctaaaatattctgaatttcaCTAGGACAGGCTGCCCAAAGCTCTGTCCAACCAGACCTTGAACATATCCAGTGCTGACAGGACATGGACAGCTTCCCTGAGCTTGATTGCTTTGGGTTACGTGCTgtgtggggaggagaggagcttGGAGCTTTGCTCAGCCTGTGGTGCAGAAGGGAGGCAGGTCCCTGAGCAGCATTCTGCCTCCTCGCTGTGCCCAGGCCGCACCAGCTTCTACGAGCAGTACGGGGTGATCCGGGACGTGCTGCAGAACCACCTGACCGAGGCCCTCCTGTTCCTCATCATGGAGCTCCCTGCCAGCgtcagcagtgcccaggaggtgctgcagcacaagctgcaggcactgcagtcCCTGTGGggcctggagaggagcagtgctgtgctggggcagtaCCAGGCCTACGACAGCcaggtgcaggaggagctgcaggaggcaccGGGCTACGTCAGCACCACACCAACCTTTGCAGGTGAGGCTTTGGGCTGGGCCCTGGCCAGGGGAGCAGTcagagctgaggagagcaggagatgtGAGTCCTTGCAGTAGCAGCTCCATGGCTCTGGAGCTCACTGCTGACTCAGGGATGTGTCCAGGCGTCCTCTGACAGGGTAACTGGGAGCTGGACAAGATGACCCTGTTGTTGTGTCAGTTAACCCTTGATGCAGGGAATGGGAAGTGTAAGAGCTAAGGCCCATTATTACAAAATGGTCTGCATTGATTTTAGAAGTGGCCTGTAAactcctttgctttttcataAAGTTGAGTTGCTCTGTAGCTGAGGGGCAAAACTTCGTACTCTGTGATGAGTGAACCACGAGGCCATCTCTAGCCATGCTGTGAACATGAAGAGGATTGTCTAAATGATGTTCATGCTCAGAAACTGGTTTCCTGCGAGATGAAAGGGATAGCTGGGAGAAAGCATagcaggggagctggagagagggagaatcacagaatggcctgggtgGGAAGGGCCTGTAAAAATCATCGAGTTCTGGGTAGGCAGTGAAGCTGTGCAAGGGCTGGGTGTGGAGCTGGAGACACAGTGGCTGCCAAAGGagctgaggagggagagggatgggcTGGAGATGGCCAGGAGTGCCTGCTCAGGTGTGAGGTGGCTCTGTGTCGTTGCAGGGGTGCTGATCCACAGCGACAGCCCGCGCTGGGAGGGGGTGCCTTTCCTCCTCACCTCCGGGAAGGCTCTGGATGAGCGGGTGGGCTACGCCCGTGTGCTCTTCAAGAACAGGGCCTACTGCCCTCAGAGTGGCACTCTGAGGgaggcagggcacagccagtgCAAACCCAAGCAGATCATCTTCTACTTTGGGCACGGTGCGCTCGGCACCCCTGCGGTGCTGGTGAGCAGGAACCTCTTCCAGCCTGCCATGCCCAGAGACAGCTGGAAAGAAGCAGAGGCTCGGTCAGACCTGCACATCTTTGGACAGCCACTGTCTGATTTCTACATGTACAGCCCAGTGAAAGAGAGAGATGCATATTCTGTCCTCATCTCCAACATCTACCACGGCAGGAAGGATTTCTTTATCACCACGGAGAACCTGCTGGCCTCCTGGGCCTTCTGGACACCGCTGCTGGACAGCACCTCCCGCCAGCCCCCGCGCCTCTACCCCGGGGGCGTGGagaaccagcagctgctggacttTGAGATGGTGGGTGGGGGGCTGGCGTTCAccctggcagagccagcagagctgctgagccccaggggGCAGATGCCAAGTGATTTCAGGGCCATCCAGTCCAAATTCCGGCAGAGTCCCCTGGTCTCGGCCTGGGCCGAGGAGCTGATTTCCCGGCTGGCGTCGGACATGGAGGAGGCGGCGGTGAGCAGCGTGGCTCGCTCGGGGCAGTTCCACCTGGCGCTGTCGGGGGGCTCCAGCCCGGTGGGGCTGTTCCAGAGGCTGGCCAGGCACCACTACGGCTTCCCCTGGCAGCACACCCACGTGTGGCTGGTGGACGAGCGCTGCGTGCCCCTGAGCCACGGCCAGTCCAACTTCCAGGGGCTGCAGCGGCACCTCCTGCAGCACGTGCGGGTTCCCTACCTCAACATCCACCCCATGCCCGTGCAGCTGAACCAGCGCCTCTGTGTGGAGGAGGACGGCGGCGCCCGGCTCTATGCCAAGGACATCCAGGCCCTGGTGGCCAACGCCAGCTTCgacctggtgctgctgggggtgggcaCGGACGGGCACACGGCCTCGCTCTTCCCCCGCTCCCAGAGCGGCCTGGAGGGGGCTCCCGGCGTGGTGCTGACCGAGAGCCCCGTCAAACCTCACCAGAGGATGAGCCTCAGCCTGCCCCTCATCAACAGGGCCAGGCAGGTGTTCGTGCTGGTTTTGGGCAAGGGCAAGCACGACATCACCACCCTGCTCAGCAGAGTGGGCCGCGAGCCCAGCAAGTGGCCCATCTCAGGggtcagccccagctctggccaGCTGGTCTGGTACGTGGATTATgaagctctgctgggctgaTCCTTCAGTGTCCCTCCTGCCTTGTCTGCGTGGCCTTTACAGCCTGGATTTTCCTACACGAGGTCCGTGTCCCTCTGTcgccagcagcagcttcatccCTTCACCTCCAGCCTTCTGGGAGATCCATGGCCTGCAGCACCTCTGACTTTAGAgcctggagggagctgggctcagtgtccagagctcaggaggagccaggagcccagtgcagcatttctggctctgctctgggttcTGACTGAGACTTTGGACAAATGACCTCACCTTGAAGTGCCTCAGTTTTCCTGTCAGGCCTTTGTGCTCATTGGCACATAACTACCTCACAGGCACTACAGGAGACTTGTTCAATCACCTGCTgccaaatgcttttaaatttcctgTAATTCTCAGGCTAAAAGACAGTAATAAGACGTTCAGTGTGGCTGGGCCAGAGTCATCTCAGTGAAATGACGGTggtgtgcccagggggctgtaactgtgtgtgagcagcccctcctgctgggagccaggctctctgtggctgggagcacagacagCCTCTGCCTTTTGGGGCAGAAGTGCTGGCACTGATGTgtgagctctctgcagccctgagcctttcacagtgcccagcagcagaggctgagcctGTGAGCAGGAGTTGGCTGCATTCATTGAGTGATGGCTGATcagggggatggggaaggagcaCAAACTGCTTTTGGGGCTGTTAAAATCAAGACTGGGCAGGAGGACAAACTGCTTTTTGGGCTGTTCAAattgggatggggaaggaggaCAAACTGCTTTTTGGGCTGTTCAAATTGTGGGGACAGGATGAGGGGAATGGcagctgacagagctgctgattGCCAGCAGTGCAGTAATTACTGAGGGAAAAGCTTGGTGCTCAGAGGAATGGTTGGGTTTAGCTGGCAgagaaatcttttctttttaaacaaaaatgtccAAAAACTTCATTCCAGTTCTTTTGTATTTGGTGTGAGGGAAcaagttttaatgaaaaactgaCCTATGAGAGAGTAACTGTATTGCTTTGAACATAGTTTATTCCTGTCTTACAGGTG
Proteins encoded in this region:
- the H6PD gene encoding GDH/6PGL endoplasmic bifunctional protein; this translates as MLGRVLCTVLFVGALPSPAGASQGHISVILLGATGDLAKKYLWQGLFQLYMDQVSSGHSFTFHGAALAAQEPGQRLMFDVLKKLSCPPDEPPNRCAVLKDQFLKLSQYHQLKTAENYTALSREIESLLRQEGLKEAGRIFYFSVPPFAYTEIAQHISSSCRPPAGAWLRVVLEKPFGHDLESAQQLAAQLAGFFREEEMYRVDHYLGKQAVAHILPFRDQNRQFLDPIWNRHHVERVEVVLKETVDAKGRTSFYEQYGVIRDVLQNHLTEALLFLIMELPASVSSAQEVLQHKLQALQSLWGLERSSAVLGQYQAYDSQVQEELQEAPGYVSTTPTFAGVLIHSDSPRWEGVPFLLTSGKALDERVGYARVLFKNRAYCPQSGTLREAGHSQCKPKQIIFYFGHGALGTPAVLVSRNLFQPAMPRDSWKEAEARSDLHIFGQPLSDFYMYSPVKERDAYSVLISNIYHGRKDFFITTENLLASWAFWTPLLDSTSRQPPRLYPGGVENQQLLDFEMVGGGLAFTLAEPAELLSPRGQMPSDFRAIQSKFRQSPLVSAWAEELISRLASDMEEAAVSSVARSGQFHLALSGGSSPVGLFQRLARHHYGFPWQHTHVWLVDERCVPLSHGQSNFQGLQRHLLQHVRVPYLNIHPMPVQLNQRLCVEEDGGARLYAKDIQALVANASFDLVLLGVGTDGHTASLFPRSQSGLEGAPGVVLTESPVKPHQRMSLSLPLINRARQVFVLVLGKGKHDITTLLSRVGREPSKWPISGVSPSSGQLVWYVDYEALLG